The genomic window AAACTGGAAGTTGCCAGCGGAAACATTGATCGTGCAACAGGAACAATCGCTTTAAAAGCCATCTTCCCAAATCCGAAGAAAGTACTGCGTTCAGGTGGTTCGGCAAGAATTGTCTTGAACAAAAGTTTGTCATCTGTAATTACAGTTCCAATGGCAAGTGTAAAAGATATTCAGGATAAATTTTTTGTTTTTGTTTTAAAAGAAGGCAATAAAGTAGCCATGGTTCCAATTGAAATCGCTGGAAGTTCCGGATCAGATTATTTCGTAAAATCTGGATTGAAATCTGGAGATAAAGTAGCGCTGAATAATATCGACATGCTTTACGATAAAATGGAAGTCGTTCCAAAAAACGCCACTGCAAATACAAGCAGTAAATAATTTTTCATTCAATAAAATAACATTTCCATGTTAAAGAAAATAATAGACAGGCCAGTATTGGCCACAGTTATCTCTATTGTACTGGTTATACTGGGGATTATAGGTCTTACCAGATTATCGGTAACGCGATTTCCAGATATTTCGCCACCAACTGTTATGGTAAGCGGTTCGTATCCGGGAGGAAATAGTGAAACCGTTATCCGTTCGGTAGTAACACCTTTAGAAGAGCAGATTAACGGAGTTGAAAATATGCAGTATATTAAATCTACTGCAAGTAATGACGGATCTTTTTCGATCAGTGTCATTTTCAAACAAGGAGTAGATCCAGATCAGGCTGCGGTAAACGTGCAGAACAGAGTGCAGCAAGCAACTCCAAAACTGCCTCAAGAAGTTATCCGAATGGGACTTACGACTTCAAAACAGCAGAATAGTATGATTGTTATTTTCAACTTATACACAGATGATAATAGCAAATACGACGAGCTGTTTCTTCAGAACTATGCCAATATTAACTTAGTGCCTCAAATGAAACGTGTTCCTGGAGTAGGACAGGTTCAGATTTTCGGGCAGAAAGATTATTCAATGCGTATTTGGCTAGATCCGCGTAAAATGGCAAATGCAGGTTTGGTTCCATCAGATGTAACTCAAGCCATTGCAGAACAGAGTTTAGAATCGGCTCCAGGAAAATTGGGAGAAGAATCTTCAGCGGCATTAGAATATGTAATTCGTTACAAAGGAAAAAAGAACAAGCCAGAACAATATGAAAATATTGTCGTTAAAAATGTTGGCAGCAATGTTTTAAGATTGAAAGATGTAGCGAGAGTAGAATTTGGTTCTATTTCGTACAGTGGAGACAATAAATCGAACAGTAAAAATGCTGTTACGATGGCAATTTTACAGACTTCGGGTTCTAATGCAAACGACATTGAAATCGGAATCAATAAAGAAGTAGAAAGATTGTCTAAATCTTTCCCTCCGGGTATTAAATACGTAAACGTAATGAGTACCAAAGAAAGATTGGACGAAGCAACTGGGCAAGTAAAATCGACTCTTTTAGAAGCTTTTATTCTAGTATTTATCGTAGTATTTATTTTCCTTCAGGACATTCGCTCGACGATAATTCCAGCTATTGCAGTTCCAGTTGCGATTGTGGGAACATTTTTCTTCCTGCTGGTTTTCGGATTTACGATTAATATCCTAACGCTTTTTGCTTTAGTTCTAGCGATTGGAATTGTAGTCGATGATGCGATTGTAGTCGTCGAAGCCGTGCACAGTAAAATGGAAGAAGACGAAGGAATTTCTGCAAAAGAAGCAACTCACAGCGCGATGGCAGAAATTACGGGAGCGGTAATTTCGATTACTTTGGTGATGTCCGCGGTATTTATCCCAATCGGATTTATGACAGGATCTTCTGGGATTTTCTATAAGCAATTTGCTTATACATTGGCAATTGCGATTATTATCTCAGCTGTAAATGCCTTGACATTAACTCCAGCATTATGTGCACTTTTGCTAAAGAATCACGGACATAAACATGGGGAAAGCGAACATAAAACGAGCTTTAAAGACCGTTTTTTCGTCGGATTCAATACAAGTTTCAACAATTTAACGGGAAGATATATCAAAGGCGTTCGTTTCTTAATTGGCAGAAAATGGCTCGCAGCGGGATTAGTGGCAGGGATAACTGCGATTGCAGTTTACACGATGACATCTACACCAAAAAGTTTCGTGCCTCTTGAAGATGACGGTTTTATGGTGTACAGTTTGTCAATGCCACCAGGAACAGCGCTTGATCGTACTACAGCTGTAATTCAGAAATTAGAAAAAGAATTGGCTCCAATAGAAGCGATTGATGTTAATACGAGTATTACAGGCTTCAATATTTTGAGTAATAGTGCCAGCCCTGCTTACGGATTAGGTTTTATAAAACTGAAACCTAAGAAAGATAGGGGAGCAGTTAAAGATATTGAAGAAATTATGAATATCGTAAGCGGAAAACTGGCAAAAATTAAAGAAGGTCAGATTATGGTTTTCAGAATGCCTCCGGTAGAAGGTTTTGGTGTGACAAGTGGTGCCGAAATCGTATTGCAGGACAGAATGGCGAGAAGCCCAGAAACTTTAAAAGCCATGTCTGATAAAGTAATCGCACAGATTATGAAACAGCCTGGAGTACAATATGCTTACACGACTTTTAGAGCCGATTATCCGCAATTGGAATTGGAAGTTGACGAAGATAAAGCGCGCCAAATGGGTGTAAATATCAAAGAGCTTTTAGGAAATATTCAAACCTATTTTGCAGGAGATCAATCTGCTGACTTTTCGAGA from Flavobacterium sp. KACC 22763 includes these protein-coding regions:
- a CDS encoding efflux RND transporter permease subunit, which gives rise to MLKKIIDRPVLATVISIVLVILGIIGLTRLSVTRFPDISPPTVMVSGSYPGGNSETVIRSVVTPLEEQINGVENMQYIKSTASNDGSFSISVIFKQGVDPDQAAVNVQNRVQQATPKLPQEVIRMGLTTSKQQNSMIVIFNLYTDDNSKYDELFLQNYANINLVPQMKRVPGVGQVQIFGQKDYSMRIWLDPRKMANAGLVPSDVTQAIAEQSLESAPGKLGEESSAALEYVIRYKGKKNKPEQYENIVVKNVGSNVLRLKDVARVEFGSISYSGDNKSNSKNAVTMAILQTSGSNANDIEIGINKEVERLSKSFPPGIKYVNVMSTKERLDEATGQVKSTLLEAFILVFIVVFIFLQDIRSTIIPAIAVPVAIVGTFFFLLVFGFTINILTLFALVLAIGIVVDDAIVVVEAVHSKMEEDEGISAKEATHSAMAEITGAVISITLVMSAVFIPIGFMTGSSGIFYKQFAYTLAIAIIISAVNALTLTPALCALLLKNHGHKHGESEHKTSFKDRFFVGFNTSFNNLTGRYIKGVRFLIGRKWLAAGLVAGITAIAVYTMTSTPKSFVPLEDDGFMVYSLSMPPGTALDRTTAVIQKLEKELAPIEAIDVNTSITGFNILSNSASPAYGLGFIKLKPKKDRGAVKDIEEIMNIVSGKLAKIKEGQIMVFRMPPVEGFGVTSGAEIVLQDRMARSPETLKAMSDKVIAQIMKQPGVQYAYTTFRADYPQLELEVDEDKARQMGVNIKELLGNIQTYFAGDQSADFSRFGKFYRVNVKADGIFRMDEDAFNEIFVRNNDMQMVPVKSIVKFHKVYGPESVNRYNLYNSVNITAMALLGYSNGQIMANLEQVLDKLPADYSYEWTGLSLEEKAGGSQTVAIFGLCLLFVFFLLAAQYESYLLPLAVLLSIPTGILGAFAGIKAVGLDNNIYVQVGLIMLVGLLAKNAILIVEFALQRRLAGLTIIDAAIEGAKSRLRPIIMTSLAFIVGMIPLMFASGGTAVGNRSISVSAAVGMFSGVVLGVFVIPLLFIVFQYLQEKVSRKKIATQVQTIKE